The following are from one region of the Pseudodesulfovibrio piezophilus C1TLV30 genome:
- a CDS encoding M48 family metallopeptidase — MNIYFIIILVSLIVSWVLGVLSNLLTLRHMESTLPPELADIYDAKTYAQSQDYARSTMRFSTVNDTVSTLLIIVFFVLGGFNWVDGLVRSCSLPPIIAGLTYIGLLGVGSFVVGLPFELYETFVLENRFGFNTTTVGTFILDRVKGGVLTVFLGGVLIAGVLYFIQQTGTWAWVWCWTLTTFLSLGLTYVAPTWILPLFNSFKPLEAGELRDALEHFAKTADFELTGIFVMDGSKRSTKGNAFFTGFGKRKRIALFDTLIKTQSPEEIVAVLAHEVGHAKRGHIRKGLLSSVLKTGVIFYLMSIFITSPGLFAAFGMEHMSLYAGLVFFFLLYAPLSLVLAVVSNLISRKHEFEADAFAAESTGNPASMISALKKLSANNLSNLTPHSLTVWLEYSHPPVLERVRALSRFMK, encoded by the coding sequence TTGAACATCTATTTCATTATTATATTGGTTTCACTCATTGTATCCTGGGTGCTTGGAGTCCTGTCCAATCTTTTAACTCTCAGGCATATGGAATCGACCCTTCCTCCGGAGTTGGCTGACATCTACGATGCGAAGACCTATGCCCAATCCCAAGACTATGCCCGATCAACCATGCGCTTTTCAACTGTCAATGACACTGTCAGTACTCTGTTGATTATAGTTTTTTTTGTTCTCGGAGGCTTCAACTGGGTCGATGGTCTTGTTCGTTCTTGCAGTTTGCCGCCGATTATCGCAGGTCTGACCTATATAGGTCTACTGGGAGTCGGGAGTTTTGTCGTTGGGCTGCCTTTTGAGCTTTATGAAACTTTCGTCTTGGAAAATAGGTTCGGTTTTAACACCACCACAGTCGGGACTTTTATTCTGGATCGGGTCAAGGGGGGAGTTCTAACAGTTTTTCTGGGAGGAGTCCTGATCGCAGGGGTCCTCTATTTTATTCAGCAAACTGGCACATGGGCCTGGGTTTGGTGTTGGACTTTGACGACATTTCTTTCTCTCGGCCTGACGTATGTCGCCCCGACGTGGATACTGCCTTTGTTCAACTCTTTTAAACCATTGGAAGCAGGGGAACTCAGAGATGCCCTTGAGCATTTTGCAAAAACGGCGGACTTTGAGTTGACCGGCATATTCGTCATGGATGGTTCCAAACGATCTACCAAAGGCAATGCTTTTTTTACCGGGTTCGGCAAGCGTAAACGCATTGCTCTTTTCGATACCCTGATCAAAACCCAGTCACCTGAAGAAATTGTCGCAGTGCTTGCTCATGAAGTGGGGCATGCAAAGAGGGGACACATCAGAAAAGGGTTGTTGTCCAGTGTTCTCAAAACTGGTGTCATATTTTACCTCATGTCAATATTTATAACTTCGCCGGGCCTTTTTGCCGCGTTTGGGATGGAACACATGTCCCTCTATGCCGGGCTGGTCTTTTTTTTCCTGCTCTATGCTCCTCTTTCCCTGGTTCTGGCCGTGGTAAGCAATCTTATCTCCCGAAAACATGAATTTGAAGCCGATGCTTTCGCCGCGGAATCCACGGGGAACCCGGCCTCCATGATTTCCGCGCTGAAAAAATTGTCAGCGAATAATCTCTCGAATTTGACCCCTCATTCGTTGACCGTCTGGCTCGAGTATTCACATCCTCCAGTGCTTGAACGTGTCAGAGCTTTGTCCCGGTTCATGAAATAA
- a CDS encoding LysR family transcriptional regulator translates to MELRQLKYFIAVAEELNFTRAAERCHIAQPPLSQQIKKLEEELGVLLFHRTNRIVTLTEEGKSFLTVARESLRNLEEGVKTVRSIARGETGRLRVGYLNSAIQTRFPEALTAFRKQHPGITLEMKENESRNQKEALRAGSLDVGLCHHNASDARTLNSRIFLVDTYYLAVHETHPLAVRKSVGWRDLDNELFIMFSRENYPNAYERTLTRFRTLDIRPKIIQDANTHQAKLSLIAAGMGMGFIPERMKQVRPACVTFLPFDWDGNEQHSSIKIAWKKGEISSPLRYFLTIIADFCDTSAKPLNECWNFTREQAVPCLPEKSNPVELPDFLRPGE, encoded by the coding sequence ATGGAATTACGCCAACTCAAATATTTTATTGCCGTGGCCGAAGAGTTAAACTTCACACGGGCTGCTGAACGTTGCCACATAGCTCAGCCTCCTCTCTCTCAACAGATCAAAAAACTTGAAGAAGAGCTGGGAGTTCTTCTTTTTCACCGTACCAACCGGATCGTCACCTTGACAGAGGAAGGTAAATCCTTCCTCACAGTCGCCCGTGAAAGCCTCAGAAACCTGGAGGAAGGAGTGAAAACGGTTCGATCAATTGCCCGAGGAGAAACAGGTCGCCTTCGTGTCGGCTACCTGAACTCGGCCATCCAGACCCGCTTTCCAGAGGCTTTGACAGCGTTCAGAAAACAGCACCCGGGCATCACACTGGAAATGAAAGAAAATGAATCACGCAACCAAAAGGAAGCTCTCCGTGCCGGGAGTCTTGATGTTGGCCTCTGTCATCACAATGCGTCTGATGCAAGGACTCTGAACTCCAGAATTTTCCTGGTAGATACATATTATCTCGCAGTGCATGAAACTCACCCCTTGGCTGTCCGAAAGAGTGTGGGATGGCGAGACCTGGATAACGAACTATTCATCATGTTTTCACGCGAGAATTATCCCAATGCCTACGAACGCACCCTGACACGATTTCGCACACTCGATATCAGACCCAAAATCATTCAGGATGCCAACACGCACCAAGCAAAGCTGTCGCTCATAGCAGCAGGCATGGGCATGGGATTCATTCCAGAACGCATGAAACAGGTCCGCCCCGCCTGTGTCACATTTCTTCCCTTTGACTGGGATGGGAACGAACAGCACAGCTCCATAAAAATCGCATGGAAAAAAGGCGAGATATCTAGTCCTCTCCGCTATTTCCTCACGATCATCGCCGATTTTTGTGACACCTCAGCCAAACCACTCAATGAGTGTTGGAACTTCACTCGCGAACAAGCCGTTCCTTGTCTTCCAGAAAAGAGCAACCCCGTCGAACTTCCAGACTTCCTTCGGCCTGGAGAATAG
- a CDS encoding tetratricopeptide repeat protein, with amino-acid sequence MPKVTAKEIREDIARARAYTKKSDYLKTLSCLANAIRNMVTSPVFGAEKFEIHAHLDEALRDLNKMKMINRLFPQGLKYQKGKEKAFYQTLMRLHKKLGEAMEKARVTKLRKRLAVLDDNMIKAATLIKDDNKLEARKLYRKISEYFQDIEGIDSDIGNRLTTFGMFSEAVEYLTKALSESPNDVRAHNALILSYEGMEEIDKGLAAIQDAMRYVGASESLYLRMAKLFLKKRQWSEVYNNAKAALDRNPLNNEAKKLIKQAEPRIFTTSGSSNGGSTAPQKNGTNSEKKMHDLNF; translated from the coding sequence ATGCCGAAAGTGACAGCGAAGGAAATTCGTGAAGATATAGCCAGGGCGCGGGCCTACACCAAAAAGAGTGATTATCTCAAGACGCTCTCATGTCTGGCAAACGCCATACGGAATATGGTGACCAGTCCTGTTTTTGGTGCGGAAAAATTTGAAATCCATGCCCATCTTGACGAGGCGCTCCGAGACCTCAACAAGATGAAAATGATAAATAGGCTCTTTCCCCAAGGGCTCAAGTATCAAAAAGGCAAGGAAAAAGCATTTTACCAAACCCTGATGCGGTTGCACAAAAAGCTGGGCGAGGCCATGGAAAAGGCTCGTGTGACCAAACTCCGCAAACGACTTGCCGTCCTGGATGACAACATGATCAAAGCCGCAACACTCATCAAGGACGACAACAAACTTGAAGCCCGTAAACTCTACCGCAAAATTTCAGAATACTTTCAGGATATCGAAGGAATCGACTCAGATATCGGAAATAGGTTAACAACCTTTGGAATGTTCTCCGAAGCAGTTGAATACCTGACCAAAGCCTTGAGCGAATCCCCCAATGATGTCCGTGCGCACAATGCGCTGATCCTGAGCTATGAAGGAATGGAGGAGATAGACAAAGGGCTTGCCGCCATTCAGGACGCCATGCGTTATGTCGGCGCGAGCGAAAGCCTCTACCTGCGAATGGCGAAACTTTTCCTCAAGAAGCGGCAGTGGAGCGAAGTCTATAATAATGCCAAAGCTGCCCTGGATAGAAATCCGCTGAACAATGAAGCCAAGAAGTTAATAAAACAAGCTGAACCAAGGATATTCACAACATCAGGGAGCAGCAATGGCGGAAGTACGGCACCTCAAAAAAATGGCACGAACAGCGAAAAGAAAATGCACGACCTGAACTTCTAG
- a CDS encoding LysR substrate-binding domain-containing protein, with the protein MEFRQLAYFIAVAEELHFGRAAEQCHIAQPPLSQQIKRLEEELGVILLKRTSRRVSLTPEGKEFLRRCKDIRDRIDEAVACVQDMALGLEGQLRVGFIGPASLSNLPKAIRTFREDNPQIRLDFSAKSTSEQLPMLRADRLDIAFVRLFGHDTTGLDSMIFLREPYVLAIPEGDDFTHRTRVNIKDLEGKPLIFNQRLAQPALYRSLIGSFHKAGFMPNIVQEVNTEQSTVALVATGLGCALVPASSAEDKRFGVIFRPLDGDLPQWEITALWKQKNHTKLLQKFLDVVARFSNNPDK; encoded by the coding sequence ATGGAATTCAGACAACTTGCTTATTTTATTGCCGTAGCAGAGGAACTGCACTTCGGGCGTGCGGCAGAACAATGCCACATAGCCCAGCCACCGTTGTCGCAACAAATCAAGCGGCTTGAAGAAGAGTTGGGGGTCATTCTTCTGAAACGAACCAGCCGAAGGGTTTCCCTGACACCTGAAGGCAAGGAATTCCTGCGCCGTTGCAAGGACATACGGGACAGAATTGACGAAGCTGTCGCCTGTGTTCAGGATATGGCCCTCGGCCTTGAGGGCCAGCTTCGAGTAGGCTTCATTGGACCGGCATCACTGAGTAATCTTCCCAAAGCAATCAGAACTTTTCGGGAAGACAACCCTCAAATCCGCTTGGATTTCTCGGCAAAATCCACATCCGAACAACTCCCCATGCTCAGGGCTGATCGACTCGACATAGCCTTTGTCAGGCTCTTTGGACATGACACCACTGGACTTGATTCAATGATTTTTCTCCGCGAACCATACGTCCTGGCCATTCCTGAAGGGGATGATTTTACCCACCGAACACGGGTGAATATAAAAGATCTCGAAGGCAAACCACTCATTTTTAACCAACGCCTCGCGCAGCCCGCCCTCTACCGCTCACTCATAGGCTCGTTTCACAAAGCGGGCTTCATGCCCAATATAGTTCAGGAAGTTAATACGGAGCAATCGACTGTCGCCCTTGTCGCCACAGGGCTTGGGTGTGCCTTGGTTCCAGCGTCCAGCGCAGAGGACAAACGCTTCGGTGTTATCTTTCGGCCACTTGATGGAGACCTTCCTCAATGGGAAATAACAGCCCTCTGGAAGCAAAAGAACCACACAAAACTTCTGCAAAAGTTCCTGGATGTTGTCGCCAGATTCAGTAATAATCCTGATAAATAA
- a CDS encoding NHL repeat-containing protein, with translation MMMFQKRSDRWVSVVMLLIVLASVPAFAEKEHRSVVCAKFSCCAGLIIDSRGCLYSANPQTGNIYCIPPGIEPVLLGRVEGKPTVLAVDRLRILFVATESGVVYQVERTGEIKKAFHVHGTPVGLAVDRDGGLIIAIQNGTILRVRRSGLLSMQ, from the coding sequence ATGATGATGTTTCAGAAGAGAAGCGACCGTTGGGTGTCTGTTGTGATGCTGCTGATTGTGTTGGCCAGCGTGCCAGCGTTTGCGGAAAAGGAGCATCGTTCAGTCGTTTGCGCCAAGTTTTCATGCTGTGCGGGGTTGATTATCGATTCTCGGGGATGCCTCTACTCCGCAAATCCTCAGACGGGGAATATCTATTGTATTCCACCGGGGATAGAGCCAGTCTTGCTGGGGAGGGTGGAAGGAAAGCCAACAGTGTTAGCTGTGGATAGACTGCGTATTCTTTTTGTTGCGACAGAGAGTGGGGTTGTCTATCAGGTCGAGCGGACAGGGGAGATCAAAAAAGCGTTTCATGTGCATGGCACGCCGGTCGGACTTGCTGTTGACCGGGATGGGGGGCTGATTATCGCCATTCAGAATGGAACGATTCTTCGAGTACGCCGCTCTGGGCTTTTGTCCATGCAGTAA